In a single window of the Dinghuibacter silviterrae genome:
- a CDS encoding bZIP transcription factor yields the protein MRSLLLATACVLSLAAQAQTYVQLNPSAAQSGSTNITGTHTAGSFWGSQTTTNAGNTHFGLTEAGVTRWGIGTFQAENGTNLVGSDFAVFGYDNTGAYIGTALYIQRNTDFTAMGFGTGISTPVSFLQLKMPANGASTANSTLTFGYPNDQGNTNVAVGAVTGGYNIDFNTWRDVQPNQIGARIRAERLNNYGANNGLIQSMDLAFSTSDGGSQASLLERMRIKSNGYIGIGTTNPQSLLAVKGTITCQQVTVTQTGWSDFVFDPGYHLPSLDSVAAFSARFHHLPGVPSQADLDKTGINLGAMAKVQMQKIEELTLYQEDADKKISKLQQENADLKAELAGLKAAVQRLEAAKN from the coding sequence ATGCGTAGCCTCCTTCTTGCCACCGCCTGCGTCCTGTCCCTGGCCGCACAGGCCCAGACCTATGTCCAGCTCAATCCAAGCGCCGCCCAATCGGGCAGCACGAATATCACGGGGACGCATACCGCAGGCTCCTTTTGGGGCAGCCAGACCACAACCAATGCCGGGAATACCCACTTTGGTCTTACTGAAGCCGGTGTCACCCGTTGGGGGATAGGGACATTTCAGGCGGAAAATGGAACCAACCTCGTGGGGAGCGATTTTGCCGTCTTTGGTTATGACAATACCGGCGCTTATATCGGCACCGCTTTGTATATCCAACGAAACACTGACTTTACGGCCATGGGTTTTGGGACCGGTATATCCACCCCGGTTTCCTTCCTCCAACTAAAGATGCCCGCAAATGGCGCCAGCACGGCCAACTCCACCTTAACCTTCGGGTATCCCAATGACCAGGGAAACACGAATGTGGCCGTCGGCGCGGTGACCGGGGGATACAACATCGACTTCAATACCTGGAGGGATGTTCAACCCAACCAGATCGGCGCCCGGATCAGGGCGGAGCGCCTGAATAACTATGGAGCCAACAACGGGCTCATCCAGTCCATGGACCTCGCCTTCTCCACCTCCGATGGAGGCAGCCAGGCCTCGTTGCTTGAACGGATGCGGATCAAATCGAATGGTTATATCGGTATCGGGACAACCAACCCCCAAAGCCTCCTGGCCGTAAAAGGCACGATCACCTGCCAGCAGGTCACCGTCACGCAAACCGGCTGGTCCGACTTCGTTTTCGACCCCGGGTATCATCTGCCCTCGCTCGACAGCGTCGCCGCCTTTTCCGCCCGCTTCCACCACCTGCCCGGCGTCCCCAGCCAGGCCGACCTCGACAAAACCGGTATCAACCTGGGCGCCATGGCTAAAGTCCAGATGCAAAAGATCGAAGAGCTCACCCTTTACCAGGAAGACGCCGATAAAAAGATCAGCAAACTCCAACAGGAAAACGCAGACCTCAAAGCCGAACTCGCCGGGCTAAAGGCCGCGGTACAAAGGCTGGAAGCGGCGAAGAATTGA
- a CDS encoding M16 family metallopeptidase — MKQTALLLFSLTSIVYAQAQPKLVQTVSKKGDEVVIPFQKYTLDNGLTVILTEDHSDPIVHVDVTYHVGSAREEIGKSGFAHFFEHMMFEGSDHVKSGDHFKIISAAGGQLNGSTNQDRTNYFETVPSNQLEKMLWLESDRMGFLMDAVTQPKFEIQRSTVKNERGQNYDNRPYGLASEAASKALYPYGHPYSWLTIGYIEDLNKVDVNDLKRFFLRWYGPNNATLTIGGDIDVKQTLAWVQKYFGAIPRCPDVQKMDLPAPVLDADRYISYVDNYARLPLLYIEYPGVKMYDKDQAALDALSLIIGQGKNSLLYKDFIKTRKAAQASMSSDNSELAGTIGIQVIPYPGASLADMKHKVDSVFAEFEQRGVTDDDLARFKGSAEADYINSLASINGKVRELAAAQTFTGNPDQIGRELSDIRRVTKEDVLRVYNQYIKGKPAVILSVLPKGGAAQPVAADNYTVDNTHYQAPDYGYAGLVYHKAKDNFDRSVEPSTGPNPVVKVPAYWTGTTDNGIHLIGTYTDEIPTVTVNLSIKGGGLLAALDTAKAGLPNITAQMLNDETEHFTAEQFNAELEKLGSTIQVSATADATVFSVSSLTKNLDATLDLLKERLFHPRFSAESLERIRKMTLQGFQIAKTQPAGVATSVFGKVLYGPDNIRTYGLAGNERTVPRIGVEDVQAFYDRYFAPNLTSVTVVGDVSEKEIRRKLSFLDTWTQKDINVPGADTTVAERTPNTIYLVDVPHAAQSEIRVGYVTGVNYDATGTYYRLLLANYPLGGGFDSRLNLDLREEKGWTYGASSQFASGKYGGTFSAGAGVRAASTDSAVAEFVKDISGYTDGGVTPTELAFIKSSIGQSDALKYETNAQKASFLSRIQLYGLPHGFVDEQNRILKALTADDVNDLAKQYLDVHRMAIVVVGDKERILPGLSNLGYSIVELDADGRRK, encoded by the coding sequence ATGAAACAGACTGCTTTACTACTCTTTTCCCTGACCTCCATTGTCTATGCCCAAGCCCAGCCCAAGCTGGTCCAAACCGTCTCCAAAAAAGGCGACGAAGTCGTCATCCCCTTCCAGAAATACACCCTGGACAACGGCCTTACGGTCATCCTGACGGAGGACCATTCGGACCCGATCGTACACGTGGACGTGACGTATCATGTGGGATCGGCGAGGGAAGAGATCGGCAAGTCGGGTTTTGCGCACTTTTTTGAGCACATGATGTTCGAAGGGTCGGACCATGTGAAAAGCGGGGATCACTTTAAGATCATCAGTGCGGCCGGCGGGCAGCTCAACGGCTCCACCAACCAGGACCGGACAAACTATTTCGAAACGGTGCCGAGCAACCAGCTGGAGAAAATGCTTTGGCTGGAGTCGGACCGGATGGGTTTTCTGATGGATGCGGTAACGCAGCCGAAGTTCGAGATCCAGCGGTCCACGGTGAAGAACGAAAGGGGGCAGAACTACGACAACCGGCCGTATGGGTTGGCGTCCGAAGCGGCGTCGAAGGCCTTGTATCCCTATGGCCATCCTTATTCGTGGCTGACGATCGGGTACATCGAGGACCTGAACAAGGTGGATGTGAACGACCTGAAACGTTTCTTTCTGCGGTGGTACGGGCCTAATAATGCGACGCTGACGATCGGTGGTGATATTGACGTCAAACAAACGCTAGCGTGGGTCCAAAAATATTTCGGCGCCATTCCGCGCTGCCCGGATGTTCAGAAGATGGATTTGCCGGCGCCGGTGCTGGACGCCGACAGGTATATTTCTTACGTAGACAACTATGCACGGTTGCCGCTTCTGTATATAGAGTACCCGGGCGTGAAGATGTATGACAAAGACCAGGCGGCCCTGGATGCCCTGTCGTTGATCATCGGGCAGGGGAAGAACTCGCTGCTCTATAAGGACTTTATCAAAACCCGTAAGGCGGCTCAGGCCAGCATGAGCTCCGACAATTCCGAGCTTGCCGGTACGATCGGTATCCAGGTGATCCCGTATCCCGGGGCGAGCCTGGCGGATATGAAGCACAAGGTGGATTCTGTGTTTGCCGAATTCGAACAACGGGGTGTCACGGACGATGACCTGGCCAGGTTCAAGGGGAGCGCGGAAGCGGATTATATCAACTCGCTGGCGAGCATCAACGGGAAGGTCAGGGAACTTGCAGCGGCCCAGACGTTCACCGGCAACCCCGACCAGATCGGCCGCGAACTGTCGGACATCCGCCGGGTGACCAAAGAGGACGTGTTGCGCGTGTATAACCAGTACATCAAGGGCAAACCCGCGGTCATCCTGAGCGTACTGCCCAAAGGCGGCGCGGCGCAGCCGGTGGCCGCGGATAACTATACCGTGGACAACACCCATTACCAGGCGCCGGACTATGGGTATGCCGGTCTGGTGTATCATAAAGCCAAGGACAACTTCGACCGGAGCGTAGAACCATCCACCGGTCCGAATCCCGTCGTGAAAGTACCCGCTTATTGGACGGGCACGACAGACAACGGCATCCATTTGATCGGCACGTATACCGACGAGATCCCCACGGTAACGGTCAACCTAAGCATAAAGGGTGGGGGATTGCTCGCTGCATTGGATACGGCCAAGGCCGGGCTGCCGAATATCACCGCGCAAATGCTCAACGACGAAACGGAACACTTTACGGCGGAGCAGTTCAACGCCGAACTGGAGAAACTGGGGAGCACGATCCAGGTATCCGCGACGGCCGATGCCACGGTGTTCTCGGTGTCCTCCCTGACCAAAAACCTGGACGCGACGCTGGACTTGCTCAAGGAACGCCTGTTCCATCCGCGGTTTAGTGCCGAATCGCTGGAACGCATCCGGAAAATGACCCTGCAGGGCTTCCAGATTGCCAAGACACAACCCGCCGGGGTGGCGACCTCTGTGTTTGGGAAGGTGCTGTATGGGCCGGACAATATCCGTACGTACGGTCTGGCGGGGAACGAAAGGACGGTGCCGAGGATCGGCGTCGAGGATGTGCAGGCGTTTTATGATCGTTATTTTGCGCCCAACCTTACGTCGGTGACCGTGGTGGGGGATGTTTCGGAAAAAGAGATCCGCCGCAAGCTGTCCTTCTTAGACACCTGGACACAAAAAGACATCAACGTACCGGGCGCGGATACGACCGTTGCTGAAAGAACGCCGAATACCATTTATCTCGTCGACGTGCCCCACGCCGCCCAGTCGGAAATCCGCGTGGGCTATGTTACAGGCGTGAATTATGACGCCACCGGCACCTATTACCGGTTGCTGTTGGCCAACTATCCCCTGGGCGGTGGTTTTGACAGCCGTCTGAACCTGGACCTCCGGGAGGAAAAGGGGTGGACGTATGGCGCAAGCTCCCAGTTCGCGTCGGGTAAATACGGGGGTACCTTTTCCGCAGGGGCGGGGGTCCGTGCCGCTTCGACGGACAGCGCGGTGGCCGAATTCGTAAAAGACATCAGCGGATATACGGACGGCGGCGTCACACCCACCGAGCTGGCTTTTATAAAAAGTTCCATCGGCCAAAGCGACGCCCTGAAATACGAAACCAATGCCCAGAAGGCGTCGTTCCTGTCCCGCATACAACTGTATGGTCTTCCGCACGGTTTTGTCGATGAACAAAACCGCATCCTGAAAGCCCTTACGGCGGATGACGTCAACGACCTGGCCAAACAATACCTGGACGTGCACCGGATGGCTATCGTGGTGGTGGGGGACAAGGAACGGATCCTGCCAGGTCTTTCCAACTTAGGCTATAGCATCGTCGAGCTTGACGCGGACGGGCGGCGGAAATAG
- a CDS encoding PAS domain-containing hybrid sensor histidine kinase/response regulator: MKWNKLLERQMQKHLREGTLPAELIPFLEAINNSYNAYERDRELSERAFKISEEEYIEVTRQLKEELAQKKLSIEQLKEAAVSLGEGGIVLESENLADIAGFLSEQVNKRKVAANRLSALIRNMQTGILLEDEHGLVALTNQTFCDIFGIPRSPEALVGQDFSRMTARHNSLFLEPERFTRRIARLLEDKKVAVDEEIHLADGRIVERDYIPIFIDGIYSGQLWNYKDITKRKRDEARLKASEELWHFALEGAGEGVWQYYLPEKDVFISPRHHAMLGFDDEDTVISPGKWLSLVHPEDKHILFEVDEAYSRDAISWHEREYRVLHRDGHFIWILERGMVIRRHPDGMPARIVGTHSDITERKLAEQNIRLREEKYRNIIDNMNLGLVEADNEGLIQYVNQRFCDMSGYTPEELTGQNFLPGLSDASEVAVQNKKGDTRWWFVSRAANYNDSGVARGSVLIALDITDRKKLEVELQEARESAEQSAKAKESFLANMSHEIRTPMNAIKGMSIQLKKTPLDAKQQQYLDTIHTATNHLMVVINDILDMSKIQAGMLSIESIGMNLDNVIRHAIHVMEPDATEKGLALGIHLPAGLYPILMGDPHRLNQVLLNLLSNSIKFSEKGGVDVTCSVLNATPSSQLVRIVVKDTGIGMDANFLSTIFEQFSQEDRSIARKYGGTGLGMAITRQLIKLMNGDIEVFSEKGKGTEVCLTLPFQRGKKADLPSDADNLPGKALLKGKHILIVEDNELNRFVVKTLLKGYGVVIAEAVNGAEAVRLLREQTFDLVLMDVQMPVMSGLEAIAIIRNDLKLGVPVIALTANAIREEIDRYRLAGMNDHVSKPFEEATLIRAMTQYLG; encoded by the coding sequence ATGAAGTGGAATAAGTTGTTGGAACGGCAAATGCAAAAACATTTGCGGGAAGGCACCTTGCCCGCGGAACTGATTCCATTCCTGGAGGCTATCAATAATTCCTACAACGCTTATGAACGCGACCGGGAGCTCTCCGAACGCGCCTTCAAAATCAGCGAAGAGGAGTACATCGAGGTTACCCGGCAACTCAAGGAAGAGCTGGCGCAAAAAAAACTGTCCATCGAGCAGTTGAAAGAGGCCGCCGTCTCGTTGGGAGAAGGGGGGATTGTCCTCGAATCCGAAAACCTGGCGGACATTGCCGGGTTTCTGTCGGAACAAGTCAACAAAAGAAAGGTCGCCGCCAACCGTCTGTCGGCACTCATACGCAATATGCAGACGGGGATCCTGCTGGAGGATGAGCACGGACTGGTCGCCCTGACAAACCAGACTTTTTGCGACATCTTTGGCATTCCCCGCTCCCCCGAGGCCCTGGTCGGTCAGGACTTTTCGCGCATGACCGCCAGGCACAACAGCCTTTTCCTGGAGCCGGAGCGCTTTACCCGGCGCATCGCCCGGCTTCTGGAGGACAAAAAGGTTGCGGTCGACGAAGAAATCCACTTAGCAGACGGCCGGATCGTCGAGCGGGACTATATTCCCATATTTATCGACGGGATCTATTCCGGGCAACTTTGGAACTACAAGGACATCACCAAACGCAAACGGGACGAAGCCCGTCTGAAAGCCTCCGAAGAGTTGTGGCACTTTGCGCTCGAAGGGGCGGGTGAAGGCGTTTGGCAATATTATCTTCCGGAAAAAGACGTCTTTATCTCCCCCCGTCACCACGCCATGCTGGGCTTCGACGACGAGGACACCGTCATCAGTCCCGGCAAATGGCTGAGCCTTGTCCATCCGGAGGACAAACACATCCTGTTCGAGGTCGACGAGGCCTACTCCCGCGACGCCATCTCGTGGCACGAAAGGGAATACCGGGTCCTCCACCGCGACGGACATTTTATCTGGATCCTGGAACGGGGCATGGTCATCCGCCGGCATCCGGACGGTATGCCGGCGAGGATTGTGGGTACCCATTCGGACATCACGGAGCGGAAACTGGCGGAACAAAACATCCGTCTCCGGGAGGAGAAATACCGGAACATCATCGATAACATGAACCTGGGGCTGGTGGAGGCCGACAACGAAGGGCTGATCCAATACGTCAACCAGCGTTTTTGCGACATGTCCGGCTATACGCCGGAGGAGCTGACCGGGCAGAATTTTTTGCCCGGCCTGTCAGACGCCTCTGAAGTGGCAGTCCAAAACAAAAAGGGGGATACCCGTTGGTGGTTCGTCAGCCGCGCCGCCAATTATAACGACTCCGGCGTGGCCCGTGGCTCGGTGCTGATCGCGCTGGACATCACGGACCGGAAGAAGCTGGAAGTAGAGCTCCAGGAAGCCCGGGAATCCGCCGAACAGTCCGCCAAAGCCAAGGAAAGTTTCCTGGCCAATATGAGCCACGAGATCCGGACCCCGATGAATGCGATCAAGGGCATGAGCATCCAGTTGAAAAAGACGCCCCTCGACGCCAAACAACAACAATACCTGGACACCATACACACCGCGACCAACCACCTGATGGTCGTCATCAACGACATCCTGGACATGTCCAAGATACAGGCGGGTATGCTGAGCATCGAATCGATCGGGATGAACCTCGACAATGTGATCCGCCATGCCATCCACGTCATGGAACCGGATGCCACGGAAAAAGGGCTCGCACTGGGCATACACCTCCCCGCGGGGCTTTATCCCATCCTGATGGGAGACCCCCACCGGCTAAACCAGGTCCTGTTAAACCTCCTCAGCAATTCCATAAAATTCAGCGAGAAAGGGGGCGTGGACGTGACCTGCTCTGTGCTGAATGCCACACCGTCCTCCCAATTGGTCCGCATCGTCGTCAAGGATACCGGTATCGGCATGGACGCCAATTTCCTGTCCACCATTTTCGAACAATTCAGCCAGGAAGACCGCAGCATTGCGCGGAAATACGGTGGAACCGGTCTCGGCATGGCCATCACCCGCCAGCTCATCAAGCTGATGAACGGAGACATCGAGGTCTTTAGCGAAAAAGGCAAAGGGACCGAAGTCTGCCTCACCCTGCCCTTCCAACGCGGCAAGAAGGCCGACCTCCCGTCCGACGCCGACAACCTCCCCGGAAAGGCGTTGCTCAAAGGCAAACACATCCTCATCGTCGAAGACAACGAACTCAACCGCTTTGTCGTCAAAACCCTCCTGAAAGGATACGGCGTCGTGATCGCCGAAGCCGTCAACGGCGCGGAAGCCGTCCGCCTGCTCCGGGAGCAAACCTTCGACCTTGTCCTGATGGATGTGCAAATGCCCGTCATGAGCGGCCTGGAAGCGATCGCCATCATCCGCAACGACCTGAAGCTGGGCGTTCCGGTCATCGCCCTGACGGCCAACGCCATCAGAGAAGAAATCGACCGGTACCGGCTGGCCGGGATGAACGATCATGTGTCGAAACCGTTTGAGGAGGCGACCTTGATTAGGGCGATGACGCAGTATCTCGGCTAG
- a CDS encoding FIST signal transduction protein — MQSALYRYTHGDFDRYKTSGAFEEQNAALVLCFSSRAVLDDTDLYGLLHRKFPQAAILVCSTAGEICHTEVTDGSASVTAFCFKHTPLVLKSVDIADYPDSFEAGRALMTSFDPKGLRYVLVLSDGGKVNGSSLSEGMNSVAGDVLLTGGLAGDGDRFQSTLIGAGGTPREGLIAAVGFYGDHLQVGHGSQGGWETFGLEKAVTRSEVNVLYEIDGKNALDIYKHYLGPEADGLPGAALLFPLAVILPGATEPVVRTILSIDEPTASMTFAGNIPVGSKVRFMRANFDRLTHAASNAASGAVAGPDFPPQFALLISCVGRKLILRSRIDEEVEAVDRVFDHRTLLAGFYSYGELSPLTSGGACQLHNQTMTITTFYEVE; from the coding sequence ATGCAAAGCGCGCTTTATAGGTACACCCATGGGGATTTTGACCGGTACAAGACGAGCGGGGCCTTTGAAGAGCAGAACGCTGCCCTCGTGTTGTGTTTTTCCTCCCGGGCAGTGCTCGACGACACGGATCTTTATGGTCTTCTTCACCGGAAATTCCCTCAAGCGGCGATTTTGGTCTGTTCCACGGCCGGAGAGATCTGCCATACCGAGGTTACGGATGGCAGCGCCTCGGTGACGGCCTTTTGTTTCAAACACACCCCCCTCGTTCTGAAATCGGTGGATATTGCGGATTACCCGGACAGTTTTGAGGCCGGCAGGGCCTTGATGACAAGTTTTGACCCGAAGGGGCTCCGGTATGTCCTGGTGTTGTCGGATGGGGGAAAGGTCAACGGCAGCAGTCTATCCGAAGGCATGAATTCGGTGGCGGGGGATGTCCTTCTGACGGGCGGCCTCGCGGGGGACGGGGACCGGTTTCAGTCTACGCTCATCGGCGCGGGCGGTACACCCAGGGAAGGGTTGATTGCCGCGGTTGGTTTTTACGGCGATCACCTGCAGGTGGGGCATGGATCACAGGGAGGATGGGAAACCTTTGGGTTGGAAAAAGCCGTGACACGGTCGGAGGTCAACGTCCTTTACGAGATCGACGGCAAAAACGCGCTGGATATCTACAAACACTACCTGGGACCGGAGGCCGATGGGCTACCGGGGGCTGCTTTACTTTTTCCCCTGGCCGTCATACTCCCCGGGGCAACGGAACCCGTTGTGCGTACCATCCTGTCCATAGACGAACCTACGGCTTCGATGACTTTTGCGGGGAACATACCGGTGGGGTCCAAGGTCCGTTTTATGCGGGCCAATTTCGACCGGCTGACGCATGCCGCCTCCAACGCCGCTTCGGGGGCCGTGGCGGGACCGGACTTTCCGCCGCAGTTTGCGTTGCTCATCAGTTGCGTGGGCCGGAAACTGATCCTCCGGTCGCGCATAGACGAAGAAGTGGAAGCGGTCGACCGGGTCTTTGACCACCGGACGTTGCTGGCGGGCTTTTACTCGTATGGGGAGCTTTCCCCGCTTACGTCTGGCGGCGCCTGTCAGCTGCACAACCAGACGATGACGATAACAACCTTTTATGAAGTGGAATAA
- a CDS encoding TrmH family RNA methyltransferase, which yields MTPQRYDRLTSVLNKRQNDLTVVLENVFDPHNISAVMRTCDAVGIQEIFILNTRIGPHKKWGAKSSSSASKWLTIHQFTDANACFEAVRARYDTLLTTHLSSDAKGLYELDLTGRVALVFGNEHEGVSDGIRDRADGNFIIPQVGIIRSLNISVACAVTLYEAFRQKSGAGHYAAPKLGEEMRTALYDQWGIDPEITGVE from the coding sequence ATGACGCCCCAACGCTATGACCGCCTGACCTCGGTGTTGAACAAACGGCAGAACGACCTCACCGTGGTCCTGGAGAACGTCTTCGATCCGCACAACATCTCCGCGGTGATGCGGACCTGTGACGCGGTCGGCATCCAGGAGATTTTTATCCTCAATACCCGCATCGGGCCCCACAAAAAATGGGGCGCCAAAAGCTCGTCGAGCGCGAGCAAGTGGCTGACGATCCATCAATTCACCGATGCAAACGCCTGTTTTGAAGCGGTGCGGGCGCGCTACGACACCCTCCTCACCACGCATCTTTCCAGCGACGCCAAAGGGCTCTACGAGCTCGACCTGACGGGCAGGGTCGCCCTGGTTTTCGGGAACGAACACGAGGGCGTCAGCGACGGGATCAGGGACCGGGCGGACGGTAACTTCATCATCCCGCAGGTGGGGATCATCCGGTCCCTGAACATATCGGTTGCCTGCGCCGTTACGCTGTACGAAGCCTTCCGGCAAAAAAGCGGGGCGGGTCATTACGCCGCCCCGAAATTGGGAGAAGAGATGCGCACCGCGCTGTATGACCAGTGGGGTATCGACCCCGAGATCACGGGCGTAGAGTAG